In Castanea sativa cultivar Marrone di Chiusa Pesio chromosome 6, ASM4071231v1, a single window of DNA contains:
- the LOC142640342 gene encoding TMV resistance protein N: MDFVTTLSEPSHHDYKYDVFVNFRGEDTRINFFDHLYRALKDAGFHTFRDDEEIQKGEDLSSVILRAIEGSRILLIVLSKNYATSTRFLDELVHISKCRRMSNRTAVAIYYDVSPSDVRNQSGTFEKAFVEHGERYILNGDKVSRWRRALTEIANISGLNLESTADGHKAELIRNIILYISPMKFFSKPFFSSSFSSSSSNQPPDDYEYDVFLSFRGKDTRKNFTDHLYYALTEAGIHTFRDDEEIRKGEDLSCEILQAIRGSRISFVIFSKNYASSSWCLDELVEILECRRRLKQIVFPIYYNVPPSDVRTQRGSYEQALVEHEKRYLLDKHKVFRWRGALSEAAEISGWHVKDGHEAEYIRDIIHDILPRLDNKYLFVALYPVGVEARMKDMTSLLCIGANDVRMVGILGTGGTGKTTIAKAIYNEFYLHFEGRSFLGNVRETSKQHGLVHLQKQLLSKTLRTSKIEVSSVDSGIFMIQERLRCKRVLVIVDDVDQLEQLYAIAGSLDWFGLGSRIIITTRDEQLLKNLQVDRVYRAKLMNKSESLKLFSWHAFRNEYPTADYMDVSRSVVAYSGGLPLALEVLGSLLFEKSMEEWNCALKKLKRIPNDQVQKKLRISFDALSDDTYKDAFLDISCFFIGMDKNYVVQILDGCGFFANLGINVLIERCLLTVDERNKLMMHDLLRDMGREIVRENCPKVPGKRSRLWLHEEVIEILTMHEGMKQVEGLALKLPRSEVNFNTKRSEVNFNTKTFIEMQRLRLLQLDYAQLNGDYEYLFKELRWLRWHGFPLKFIPKNFYPRKIVAIDLRYSNLREVWKDPKLLNKLEVLNLSHSHVLTRTPDFSRLPNLKKLILKDCTSLVEVHQSIGDLHKLVLVNLKGCKNLRSLPRCFYMLKSLETLILSDCSKIDNLADDLGEMECLTTLRIDNTAIRTVPSTINQLKQLKYLNLSGCKRSQPKSLSSYFRSWISPSKIPKSVNIFLDSVQGLSLLKELCLRDCDLSDDTIPKGLGSLCALQSLDLQSNRFHALPSIFSGLSRLRKLYLDYCKELQSIPDLPTSLNSLHARNCMALERMPNVSKISSMKTLFVTNCHKLGEIPGLDKMLKCFGILHMEGCNNMISSFKQSILQECIMSGVGNMFSIFLPGDDIPNCFMYKNERSSVCFEVPIIGLNVAGFVVCTVYSPCASNDNMVCQNLLSISVVNHTKNISQTSRQIIADVVISPEDHLWLGNVSKDEFNLEDDDTVDVIIDFGAGFIVKKIGVSLLYDGVRDGKMIPYASTSNEDVKDQAWSIKFKGGLHDEEAGPSHCWLEDEPNT, encoded by the exons ATGGACTTCGTTACAACTCTTTCCGAACCTTCCCACCACGACTATAAGTACGATGTCTTCGTGAATTTCAGAGGCGAAGACACTCGCATAAACTTCTTCGATCACCTCTACCGCGCTTTGAAAGACGCTGGATTCCACACCTTCAGAGACGACGAAGAGATCCAAAAAGGAGAAGATCTTTCTTCCGTGATTTTACGAGCAATAGAAGGGTCCAGAATATTGCTCATCGTCTTGTCCAAAAACTACGCGACTTCCACGCGGTTTTTGGATGAGCTCGTGCATATCAGCAAGTGCCGTAGAATGTCAAATCGGACGGCTGTCGCTATATACTATGATGTTAGTCCCTCCGATGTGCGCAACCAGAGTGGTACTTTTGAAAAAGCGTTTGTGGAACATGGAGAGCGTTACATTTTAAATGGAGACAAGGTATCCCGCTGGAGGAGAGCTCTCACTGAAATTGCTAATATTTCCGGGTTGAATCTGGAAAGCACTGCAGACGG GCATAAAGCTGAGCTTATTCGGAATATCATTCTCTATATTTCACCTATGAAGTTCTTCTCCAAACCCTTCTTTTCatcctcattttcttcttcttcttccaaccAACCCCCCGACGACTATGAGTACGATGTCTTCCTGAGTTTCAGAGGCAAAGACACTCGCAAGAACTTCACTGATCACCTCTACTACGCTTTGACAGAGGCTGGAATCCACACCTTCAGAGATGACGAAGAGATCCGAAAAGGAGAAGATCTTTCTTGCGAGATTTTACAAGCAATACGAGGGTCCAGAATATCCTTCGTCATCTTTTCCAAAAACTACGCGTCTTCCAGCTGGTGTTTGGATGAGCTCGTGGAGATCTTGGAGTGCCGTAGAAGGCTGAAGCAGATAGTTTTCCCTATATACTATAATGTTCCTCCATCTGATGTGCGCACTCAGAGAGGTAGTTATGAACAAGCGCTTGTGGAACATGAAAAGCGCTACTTGTTGGATAAACACAAGGTATTCAGGTGGAGGGGAGCTCTCTCTGAAGCTGCTGAAATTTCCGGGTGGCATGTCAAGGATGG GCATGAAGCTGAATATATTCGAGATATCATTCATGACATTTTACCAAGACTGGACAACAAATACTTATTTGTAGCACTCTACCCAGTTGGAGTAGAGGCTCGCATGAAAGATATGACTTCATTATTATGCATTGGAGCTAATGATGTTCGCATGGTAGGAATTTTGGGAACAGGCGGAACGGGAAAAACAACCATTGCTAAAGCCATTTATAACGAATTTTATCTTCATTTTGAGGGTAGAAGCTTTCTTGGAAATGTTAGGGAAACTTCCAAGCAACATGGTCTGGTTCATCTACAAAAACAACTTCTTTCTAAAACCTTGAGGACAAGCAAGATAGAGGTAAGTAGTGTTGATAGCGGAATCTTTATGATACAAGAAAGACTTCGTTGTAAAAGGGTACTTGTTATAGTCGATGATGTAGACCAGTTGGAGCAACTATATGCCATAGCTGGAAGTCTTGATTGGTTTGGTTTGGGAAGTAGAATTATTATAACAACTAGAGATGAGCAGTTGCTAAAGAATCTTCAAGTGGATAGAGTATATAGAGCTAAACTAATGAATAAGAGTGAATCTCTCAAGCTTTTTAGTTGGCATGCCTTTAGAAACGAATATCCGACTGCAGATTATATGGACGTATCAAGAAGTGTAGTTGCTTATTCAGGAGGATTGCCACTGGCTCTTGAAGTTTTGGGTTCTCTTTTGTTCGAAAAGAGCATGGAAGAATGGAACTGTGcattgaagaaattaaaaaggatTCCCAATGATCAAGttcaaaaaaaacttagaataAGCTTTGATGCACTAAGCGATGATACATACAAGGATGCATTCCTTGAtatatcttgtttctttatCGGAATGGACAAAAACTATGTTGTGCAAATATTGGATGGTTGTGGTTTTTTTGCCAACCTTGGAATCAATGTCCTTATTGAGCGGTGTCTTCTTACAGTTGACGAGAGAAACAAGCTTATGATGCATGATTTGCTTCGAGACATGGGAAGAGAAATTGTTCGTGAAAATTGCCCCAAGGTACCTGGTAAACGTAGTAGATTATGGCTACATGAGGAGGTAATTGAAATACTGACAATGCATGAG GGAATGAAACAAGTTGAAGGACTCGCTTTAAAATTGCCAAGAAGTGAGGTGAATTTCAATACAAAAAGAAGTGAGGTGAATTTCAATACAAAAACTTTTATTGAGATGCAGAGGCTGAGATTACTCCAACTTGATTACGCACAACTCAATGGGGATTATGAATATCTTTTCAAAGAGTTACGGTGGCTCCGTTGGCATGGATTCCCTCTAAAGTTTATACCAAAAAACTTTTATCCAAGAAAGATAGTTGCAATTGACTTACGATATAGCAATCTCAGAGAAGTTTGGAAAGATCCCAAG TTGCTCAATAAGTTGGAAGTCCTAAATCTAAGTCATTCACATGTTCTAACCCGGACCCCTGACTTTTCAAGACTCCccaatcttaaaaaattaatactcaAAGATTGTACCAGTTTGGTTGAGGTTCACCAATCTATTGGAGATCTTCATAAACTTGTTTTGGTAAATTTGAAAGGTTGCAAAAACCTTAGAAGTCTACCAAGGTGTTTCTATATGTTGAAATCTCTTGAAACTCTCATTCTTTCTGATTGTTCTAAAATTGACAATTTGGCTGACGACTTGGGGGAGATGGAATGCTTGACTACTCTTCGGATAGACAACACTGCCATAAGAACAGTTCCATCTACCATAAACCAACTAAAGCAGCTCAAATATTTAAATCTAAGTGGGTGCAAAAGATCACAACCTAAGTCATTGTCTTCATACTTTAGGTCTTGGATATCACCAAGTAAAATTCCCAAGTCTGTCAATATATTCTTGGATTCAGTACAAGGTTTGTCCTTGCTAAAAGAATTATGTTTAAGAGACTGCGATCTATCAGATGACACAATTCCGAAAGGTCTTGGGAGTTTATGTGCTCTTCAATCTTTAGATCTACAAAGCAATAGATTCCATGCCCTACCATCAATCTTCAGTGGTCTTTCAAGGCTTCGTAAGCTATATTTGGATTATTGCAAAGAACTTCAATCAATACCAGATTTACCTACAAGTTTGAATAGTCTGCATGCAAGAAACTGCATGGCTTTGGAAAGAATGCCAAATGTATCGAAGATCTCAAGCATGAAAACTTTGTTCGTTACTAATTGCCACAAATTAGGTGAGATACCAGGTTTGGATAAAATGTTGAAGTGCTTTGGAATCCTTCACATGGAAGGGTGCAACAATATGATAAGTTCTTTCAAGCAAAGCATCCTACAG GAATGCATTATGAGTGGAGTTGGTAACATGTTTAGCATATTCCTCCCCGGTGATGATATTCCTAATTGCTTCATGTATAAGAATGAAAGGTCCTCAGTGTGTTTTGAAGTGCCTATTATTGGTCTTAATGTGGCAGGGTTTGTAGTATGCACTGTTTATTCACCATGTGCAAGCAATGACAATATGGTATGTCAAAATCTTCTTAGCATTTCAGTTGTCAATCATACCAAGAATATTAGTCAGACCTCTAGGCAAATAATAGCTGACGTTGTAATATCGCCCGAAGATCACCTGTGGCTGGGCAATGTTTCTAAAGATGAGTTCAATTTGGAGGACGATGATACAGTTGACGTTATCATAGATTTTGGGGCTGGATTCATTGTTAAGAAGATAGGGGTCAGCCTATTATATGATGGGGTTCGTGATGGAAAAATGATTCCTTATGCCTCTAC ATCAAATGAGGATGTTAAAGATCAGGCCTGGTCGATAAAGTTTAAGGGAGGACTTCATGATGAGGAGGCAGGACCAAGCCATTGTTGGCTTGAAGATGAACCAAATACTTAA